One Centropristis striata isolate RG_2023a ecotype Rhode Island chromosome 22, C.striata_1.0, whole genome shotgun sequence genomic window carries:
- the lamtor4 gene encoding ragulator complex protein LAMTOR4, whose amino-acid sequence MTTAALTAGLDRIPDQLGYLVISEDGVLASAGELENDEHTAGVMMQMVRTASRFRLPGSAEPPFKRMSVILEDFVYTVTVSGQKVFVVKRQNNQQEPISV is encoded by the exons ACCACGgctgctctgactgcaggtcTGGACCGGATCCCTGACCAGCTGGGATACCTGGTCATCAGTGAGGACGGAGTCCTGGcc TCTGCAGGTGAGCTGGAGAACGACGAACACACGGCAGGTGTGATGATGCAGATGGTTCGAACAGCGAGTCGGTTCAGGTTACCAGGATCAGCTGAGCCGCCTTTCAAACGCATGTCAG tGATCCTGGAGGACTTTGTTTACACGGTGACGGTTTCTGGTCAGAAGGTATTCGTGGTGAAACGTCAGAACAACCAGCAGGAGCCAATCAGCGTGTAG